A stretch of DNA from Anaerobacillus isosaccharinicus:
AAAGTATTAGGATCGTTTTGCATCATGCTATTTGCCTTCTTAGTTCTCCTTGTTACTTGGCAAGTCTTTACTAGGTTTGTCTTAAATAATCCTAGTGTAATTTCCGAGGAACTTGCAAAATACTGTTTTGTTTGGCTTGTATTATTTGGTTCAGCCTTTGTCTTTGGTGAACGTGGTCATATGGCAATTGAATTTCTAAAAGATAAATTGCCTGAAAAAATAAAATCAGTAGTGGAAATTTTTATTGAATTAGTAATCATTGTTTTCGCGACTCTAGTGTTAATAAAAGGTGGCTTTGATGCAACTTCTATGACTATGGGCCAATTGTCGGCTGCTCTTCAAATACCAATAGGCTACTTGTATGCAGCTTTGCCAACTAGTGGAGTAATTATTGTCTTCTATTGTGTTAATAACATCTTTGAAAATGTTGGTAAATTAAAAAGCGTTCAAAACTAATAACGTGCTTATTGGTAGAAGGGAGTCGATCATATGGATGCAGCAGTTCAGGTTGCATTAATCTTGTTAGTTATCGTAGGGGTATTACTATTAATTGGAACCCCCATTAGTATTAGTATCGGTATAGGTTCAGCAGTTGCCATATTATCTTTGATGGACTTAGATAAGGCAATGATTACATCATCACAACGAATGTTTACGGGGATAAACTCTTTTTCACTGCTTGCAATACCATTTTTCATCCTAGCTGGTGTCATTATGAATAATGGAGGAATTGCCATTAGGTTAGTGAATTGTGCCAAGGTTGTAAGTGGGAGGTTACCTGGATCTCTTGCACATACGAATATTGTTGCTAATATGCTTTTTGGTTCAATTAGTGGATCTGCTGTTGCCGCTGCGGCGGCAGTTGGTGGGACAATGTCTCCTCTTCAGGAAAAAGAAGGTTACAAAAGAGAATTTAGCGCCGCAGTAAACATCGCCTCTGCTCCTGCTGGTATGCTTATTCCACCGAGTAATACATTAATAGTTTACTCATTAGTCAGTGGTGGTACCTCTGTTGCAGCTCTTTTTATGGCTGGATATCTCCCAGGTCTTCTATGGGGACTAGGTTGTATGATCGTAGCTTACTTTTTAGCAAGAAAGTATGGCTATAAAAATGATAATGGAATAAGTTTTAAGCAAGCTTTACTCGTATTTTTAGACGCCATACCAAGTCTCTTGTTAATTGTTATCGTAATCGGTGGGATTATTGGTGGAGTATTTACAGCTACAGAAGGCTCAGCGATTGCAGTTGTATACGCCTTATTGTTGTCATTTATCTATCGAACGATAAAAGTTAGGGATTTGCCGAAAATATTGTTAGATTCAACCAGAACAACAGCGATTGTTATTTTTATGATTGGTGTTTCATCGATTATGTCATGGGTAATGGCATTTACAAATATTCCAGGGATGCTAGCACAAGCGTTGTTAGATTTTACAAGCAACCCTATTATGATCCTTTTGATCATGAACTTAATCCTACTCGTAATCGGAACTTTTATGGATCCTACACCAGCGGTATTAATCTTCACACCAATTTTATTACCAATAGCGCTGAGTTTAGGAATTGATCCAGTTCATTTTGGAATTCTGATGGTCTTTAATTTGTGTATTGGTACAATTACGCCACCAGTGGGACCGGTTCTCTTCGTTGGATGTAAGGTAGCCAACTTAAAAATAGAAAATGTCATAAGGCCACTATTACCATTTTTCGCAGTAGCTGTTGTTATGTTACTAATAATTACGTTTATTCCAGAAATATCATTAACTATTCCAAGACTTTTAGACTTAATTAAATAAAGCTTGGCTCTACGTTCATACTAACGAAAGGGTACTTGTAGTGTGAAAACATGAAAAAGACCCTTATTTTTAACAAATATTTACAATATGAGGAAGATGACTATGAAAAAAAAGATAATTACGATAGGCGAAGCAATGGGTTTATTTGTTGCAGATCAGATTGGTAACCTAGAGGATGTAGATAAATTTACACGTTACATTGCGGGAGCGGAATTTAATGTGTGTGTTGGATTAGCTCGATTAAACCATGATGCTTATTATGTAACGATGGTTGGTCATGATCCTATTGGAAAGTTCATTAAAAAATTTATTGAAAAAGAAAACATTAAAAGTGACTTTGTGTATGAAAATGATAAATCTTTTACTGGATTAATGATGAAGGAACGAACGCTTACTGGTGATCCTTATGTAGCTAGCTTTCGAAAGGGTAGTGCAGCATCAAAGCTTAGTTTAGAGTACTTTACTAATTTTCAGCTTAATAGCTTTGACCTTGTACATCTTAGCGGCATATTCTTAGCCCTTTCTCCTGAAACAAAGGCTGTCTCTCACTTTTTTGCGGATGAAGCAAAGAAAAATGGAAAAATCATTACCTTTGATCCTAATTTGAGATTTAACCTTTGGGAAAGTCAGGAAGAAATGAAAAATACGATTAATGAATTAGCATTTAAATGTGACATTATTATGCCAGGAATAGCTGAAGGCAAAATATTGACTGGATCAGATCAGCCTGAAGAAATTGCTAACTTTTATCTTTCTAATCATGCCAAGCTTGTGGTAATTAAACTAGGCGAAAAAGGTGCTTATGTTAAAGGTATCGATCAACCCGGAATGTTTGTTAGAGGTTTTAAAGTAGATGAAGTTATTGATACAGTAGGGGCCGGAGATGGTTTTGCTGTAGGTGTCATTAGTGGTTTGGTAGAAGGCCTTTCTATTGAAGAGGCTGTAACAAGAGGTAATGCAATAGGAGCTATTCAACTGTTATCTCCTAGTGATAATGAAGGTTTACCAACGAAAGAACAAATTGACCAATTTATTTTATCGGAAAGAGTATAGGCGAATCTTTATACAAGGAAGTGTCGAAGGTGAAGGCAATTATATATGAAGGGGCAAATACTATTTCTGTTTCAGAAAAAGAAATTCCTGAAGTAAGAGAGGGATGGGCTCTAATTAAAACCTCTCATGTAGGTATTTGTGGAACTGATTTAAATATCTACGCTGGAGCACATCCAAGAGCAACTGCTCCACTAGTAATGGGTCATGAATTTTCAGGTTATATAGTAGCTGGCCATCCGACCTTACAGGAAGGAACTCGTGTCACGGTAAATCCCTTGCTCACATGTGGGACTTGTACACCATGTGTGACGGGTCAAAGTCATGTATGTGAAACATTGAAATTAGTAGGAATTGATTGTGACGGGGCAATGGCAGAATATGTCTTAGCTCCAATAGATCGTATTCTCCCTTTATCCGCAGACTTATCTAGTAAACTAGCCGCATTAATGGAACCTGTTGCAGTTGCGGTTCATGCAGCAAGACAAGGTAGTTACATTCCTGGAGATAGTGTCGTCGTTTTTGGCGGGGGTACGATTGGATTATGTGTGGCTATGACCTTAAAAAGTTATGGGGCTTCAAATATTATGATTGTTGAGCCAAACCAATTACGTATCAAGAAAATCGAAGAGTTAGGCTTTATAACAATTAATCCATTAACGGAAAACGTGAAGGATATGATTATGAAGAATACTCGTGGAGTAGGTGCAGATTTTGTGATTGATTGTGCTGGCCACCCTTCAGTAGTTCCACAGTTAACAGAAACTGTAAAGGTTCGAGGGAAAATTATCATTGTTGCAGCTTACAAGAAGCCACCAGAAGTGAAC
This window harbors:
- a CDS encoding TRAP transporter small permease — its product is MSVIKKYLDKVLGSFCIMLFAFLVLLVTWQVFTRFVLNNPSVISEELAKYCFVWLVLFGSAFVFGERGHMAIEFLKDKLPEKIKSVVEIFIELVIIVFATLVLIKGGFDATSMTMGQLSAALQIPIGYLYAALPTSGVIIVFYCVNNIFENVGKLKSVQN
- a CDS encoding TRAP transporter large permease, producing MDAAVQVALILLVIVGVLLLIGTPISISIGIGSAVAILSLMDLDKAMITSSQRMFTGINSFSLLAIPFFILAGVIMNNGGIAIRLVNCAKVVSGRLPGSLAHTNIVANMLFGSISGSAVAAAAAVGGTMSPLQEKEGYKREFSAAVNIASAPAGMLIPPSNTLIVYSLVSGGTSVAALFMAGYLPGLLWGLGCMIVAYFLARKYGYKNDNGISFKQALLVFLDAIPSLLLIVIVIGGIIGGVFTATEGSAIAVVYALLLSFIYRTIKVRDLPKILLDSTRTTAIVIFMIGVSSIMSWVMAFTNIPGMLAQALLDFTSNPIMILLIMNLILLVIGTFMDPTPAVLIFTPILLPIALSLGIDPVHFGILMVFNLCIGTITPPVGPVLFVGCKVANLKIENVIRPLLPFFAVAVVMLLIITFIPEISLTIPRLLDLIK
- a CDS encoding sugar kinase, which produces MKKKIITIGEAMGLFVADQIGNLEDVDKFTRYIAGAEFNVCVGLARLNHDAYYVTMVGHDPIGKFIKKFIEKENIKSDFVYENDKSFTGLMMKERTLTGDPYVASFRKGSAASKLSLEYFTNFQLNSFDLVHLSGIFLALSPETKAVSHFFADEAKKNGKIITFDPNLRFNLWESQEEMKNTINELAFKCDIIMPGIAEGKILTGSDQPEEIANFYLSNHAKLVVIKLGEKGAYVKGIDQPGMFVRGFKVDEVIDTVGAGDGFAVGVISGLVEGLSIEEAVTRGNAIGAIQLLSPSDNEGLPTKEQIDQFILSERV
- a CDS encoding zinc-dependent alcohol dehydrogenase → MKAIIYEGANTISVSEKEIPEVREGWALIKTSHVGICGTDLNIYAGAHPRATAPLVMGHEFSGYIVAGHPTLQEGTRVTVNPLLTCGTCTPCVTGQSHVCETLKLVGIDCDGAMAEYVLAPIDRILPLSADLSSKLAALMEPVAVAVHAARQGSYIPGDSVVVFGGGTIGLCVAMTLKSYGASNIMIVEPNQLRIKKIEELGFITINPLTENVKDMIMKNTRGVGADFVIDCAGHPSVVPQLTETVKVRGKIIIVAAYKKPPEVNLLQGMFKELTMSFVRVYTEKDFQLAQDLLEKEPAFEKIITHVLPVEEAQDGFDLLTNASDAIKVMYRFD